In the genome of Podospora pseudocomata strain CBS 415.72m chromosome 2 map unlocalized CBS415.72m_2.2, whole genome shotgun sequence, one region contains:
- a CDS encoding uncharacterized protein (EggNog:ENOG503PYBT) — protein sequence METPAPTTTGVLTLNPSCLATTNLWVDGLCTLPAYGDGRCTRYNLGKGCPMRAAGATGYDERIAFSDCPVGMTPAWSFTGTELQDVSLATSYCCPTGFDFSVSTTSWPGSGTLQATCIAESIERLSGQTLTLNQDTYRVETSGRSTITIRATTTTAAYDYDQDKIFAQAATIWKYIYPGAETTSTCYGIACNPSNPLPQPPEKTPPPSTFTYTPPPPFPATQFTPDPSCLAESNFWQVSTYCWMSWPNPSPDWLRCTHTGFGEPNTYLHPECFPSATVAPQSAENPDIQTWYSECPVGYSVAKTFTSGRFDLPTFVFSEPSPTKTYDVTATGLACCPSGKYHFEYRRVDTSITSHNGRRETVSLYIMPSCIATRVSALSGKGIAMKEWYNTAVYDKRDLGERQANHDAEATITDAWNMDNTLYAQAIHLGYTVFRDQYTCYTNCDEYFYNSFRDVVPNTYKTWSPPTTTTTSTSTSDGSSSTGDGGGDNGDGEGGNGEEVVSTSSTAGAAEQVGRSGSIIITLVTVVTVVMGLGA from the exons ATGGAAACTCCTgcgcccaccaccacgggtGTCCTTACCCTCAACCCATCCTGTCTCGCGACGACCAACCTATGGGTGGATGGACTTTGCACACTTCCCGCTTATGGCGATGGACGATGCACTCGTTACAATCTAGGCAAGGGTTGCCCCATGAGGGCTGCTGGCGCCACCGGCTATGATGAAAGAATTGCTTTCAGTGACTGCCCGGTTGGCATGACCCCAGCCTGGTCGTTCACTGGAACAGAGTTGCAAGATGTTTCCCTCGCCACCAGCTACTGCTGCCCGACCGGTTTTGACTTTTCTgtctcaaccacctcatgGCCAGGCTCAGGGACCTTGCAAGCTACTTGCATTGCCGAGTCGATTGAGCGGCTTTCGGGTCAAACGCTCACTCTGAACCAGGATACATATCGGGTAGAGACGTCTGGGAgatccaccatcaccattcGTGCCACGACCACGACCGCGGCATACGACTATGACCAAGACAAGATTTTTGCCCAAGCAGCGA CCATCTGGAAATACATCTACCCCGGTGCTGAGACGACATCAACATGCTATGGCATCGCTTGCAACCCaagcaaccccctcccacaaccccccgagaaaacaccccctccctccaccttcacctacacaccccctccccccttcccagcaACCCAATTCACCCCCGACCCGTCCTGCCTCGCCGAGTCCAACTTCTGGCAAGTCTCAACCTACTGCTGGATGTCCTGGCCCAACCCTTCCCCCGACTGGCTCCGCTGCACCCACACCGGCTTCGGCGAACCAAACACCTACCTCCACCCAGAATGcttcccctccgccaccgtAGCCCCCCAATCCGCCGAGAACCCAGACATCCAAACCTGGTACTCGGAATGCCCGGTAGGCTACTCCGTCGCAAAAACCTTCACCTCGGGCCGCTTCGACCTCCCAACCTTCGTCTTCAGCGagccctcccccaccaaaacctACGACGTAACCGCCACGGGCCTAGCCTGCTGCCCCTCGGGTAAATACCACTTCGAGTACCGCCGCGTCGAtacctccatcacctcccaCAACGGCAGGCGCGAGACCGTCTCCCTCTACATCATGCCCTCCTGCATTGCCACCCGCGTCTCGGCTCTCTCGGGGAAGGGGATAGCAATGAAGGAGTGGTACAACACAGCCGTCTACGACAAGCGAGACTTGGGGGAGCGACAGGCTAACCACGACGCGGAAGCTACCATCACCGATGCGTGGAACATGGATAATACCCTGTATGCACAGGCGATTCATCTCGGCTACACCGTCTTTCGCGATCAGTACACATGCTACACCAACTGCGACGAGTATTTTTACAATTCCTTCAGGGATGTCGTGCCAAATACGTACAAGACTTGGAGCccgccaacgacgacgactacTTCGACGAGTACTTCTGATGGGTCGTCGTCTACTGGAGACGGTGGCGGTGAtaatggtgatggtgagggagggaatggggaggaggtggtgtctACCAGCTCGAcagctggtgctgctgagcaAGTGGGACGGTCGGGGAGTATTATCATCACTTTGGTGACTGTGGTGACGGTAGTTATGGGGTTGGGTGCTTGA
- the CTR3_1 gene encoding Copper Transporter integral membrane protein that functions in high affinity copper transport (EggNog:ENOG503P3B6; COG:P), producing MAAACIAVLLLALLLEGLRRLTREYDRHLLRHHAHKYPHHQHHGHPGEIILMDTEPVPPHPVGRRMTPSSSLRPLTAEQSRVASAVNLNAAHGEGIGQVDGQCASRPRRQKEESHHTGGEHERKEGCERYRPGFCEQFLRALLHLVNFVVAYLLMLMGMYYNGFVLFSIFFGVFLGYLLFHWTRVGKHDSKRCGELEDVTVCCG from the exons ATGGCAGCAGCCTGCatcgccgtcctcctcctcgcccttttGCTAGAAGGTCTCCGGCGCCTGACTCGGGAATACgaccgccacctcctccgtcaccACGCCCACAAatacccccatcaccaacatcacggCCATCCCGGTGAGATAATCTTGATGGATACGGAACCTgtccctccccatcctgtaggaaggaggatgacgCCCTCGTCGTCTCTGAGGCCTCTGACGGCGGAGCAGTCGAGGGTGGCAAGTGCGGTTAATCTGAATGCGGCACATGGGGAGGGGATAGGACAAGTGGACGGGCAGTGTGCGAGCAGGCCGCGGCggcagaaggaggagagtcATCATACTGGGGGTGAACACGAGAGAAAGGAAGGGTGCGAGCGTTATAGGCCGGGGTTTTGTGAGCAGTTTTTGAGGGCGTTGTTGCATTTGGTTAATTTTGTGGTGGCTTATTTGTTGATGCT GATGGGGATGTACTATAATGGGTTTGTGCTGTTCTCGATTTTCTTTGGGGTGTTTTTGGGGTATTTGTTGTTTCACTGGACGAGGGTGGGGAA ACATGACAGTAAGCGGTGTGGCGAGTTGGAGGATGTGACTGTTTGTTGTGGGTGA
- the ctr4 gene encoding copper transporter complex subunit Ctr4 (EggNog:ENOG503P3B6; COG:P), giving the protein MPHPLHLLCIVPALFIIFRRLVSGEPDQAVPIPIDIIIVEDAVTKPACLIKMTWNWNTIDSCFLSET; this is encoded by the exons ATGCCCCATCCATTACATCTTCTCTGCATCGTGCCTGCCCTTTTCATCATTTTTCGGAGGCTTGTGTCCGGCGAACCGGACCAGGCAG TCCCTATCCCCATCgatatcatcatcgtcgAAGACGCCGTCACAAAGCCAGCATGTCTCATCAAA ATGACCTGGAACTGGAACACCATAGACTCCTGCTTCCTCTCAGAGACGTAG